The following are from one region of the Rosistilla carotiformis genome:
- a CDS encoding purine-cytosine permease family protein, with protein MTNEAASAAIAEINPEQLPVPKHKLHGWTHFAGLYAGEHVAATEFVIGATFVALGATTMDILIGLLIGNVLAILSWTLITTPIAVQTRLSLYTYLHKIAGDSMSDLYNWANVLIFTVISAAMITVSSTAVRLLFGIPAQLQWYPTNSLFVLVVVGVGMIVVLVAMYGFNAVAEFSGICGPWLVVMFVCGAFALFPALADSVLGRTQLTSFADFITIGDQSIWTGLNSEGKPGIGLWEVIGFAWAANTITHFGLIDMALLRYAKRSIYGLCTSAGMLFGHYIAWIASGIMGAGTAVLLQRTIVELDPGDVAYQALGLSGYVIVIIAGWTTANANLYRAGLAAQAIFHKHSRMQVTFTVGVVTVVIACFPFVYKQILPLLTYAGLIVVPVGGIVFAEHVLFPRLGLTRYWAKYRGLTHSTPAVAAWAAGLVFGFGLNYLQVISFFYLFLPTWAVTIVLYTILASLYGARDSYPAEEAAERDRNEAIKEFQTQQALAEGTPGHDTSTLHKILRGVAWLSLGLTLTLGLVVMFGSSDMAAYESNVAIFYTWGFIFTIVYFVSAYWALKHTKSLQQART; from the coding sequence ATGACAAACGAAGCCGCCTCGGCCGCGATCGCTGAGATCAATCCGGAACAACTGCCGGTTCCAAAGCACAAGTTGCACGGTTGGACCCATTTCGCGGGACTCTACGCCGGCGAACACGTCGCGGCGACCGAGTTTGTGATCGGCGCGACCTTCGTCGCCCTCGGTGCGACGACGATGGACATCTTGATCGGTCTGTTGATCGGCAACGTGCTGGCGATCCTCAGCTGGACTCTGATCACGACGCCAATCGCGGTTCAAACGCGGCTGAGTCTGTACACGTACCTGCACAAGATCGCCGGCGATTCGATGAGCGATCTTTACAACTGGGCCAACGTCCTGATCTTCACGGTGATCTCCGCCGCGATGATCACGGTCTCCAGCACGGCGGTGCGGTTGTTGTTTGGCATCCCCGCGCAATTGCAGTGGTATCCGACGAACAGTCTTTTTGTGTTGGTCGTCGTCGGCGTTGGGATGATCGTTGTCCTGGTGGCGATGTACGGGTTCAACGCCGTCGCCGAGTTCTCGGGGATCTGCGGTCCATGGTTGGTCGTGATGTTTGTCTGCGGCGCGTTTGCGTTGTTCCCAGCCCTTGCCGATTCGGTGCTCGGCCGCACGCAACTGACAAGTTTCGCCGACTTCATCACGATCGGCGATCAATCGATTTGGACGGGACTGAACAGCGAGGGGAAGCCGGGGATCGGTTTGTGGGAGGTGATCGGTTTCGCATGGGCTGCCAACACGATCACCCACTTCGGCCTGATCGACATGGCGCTGCTGCGTTACGCAAAACGATCGATCTATGGACTGTGCACCAGTGCCGGAATGTTGTTTGGTCACTACATCGCCTGGATCGCTTCGGGCATCATGGGAGCCGGAACCGCAGTGCTGCTGCAGCGCACGATTGTCGAACTCGATCCCGGCGACGTGGCTTACCAAGCGTTGGGGCTTTCGGGATACGTGATCGTGATCATCGCCGGTTGGACGACAGCCAACGCGAACCTGTACCGCGCCGGCCTGGCGGCTCAAGCGATTTTTCACAAGCACTCGCGGATGCAAGTCACCTTCACCGTCGGCGTCGTCACCGTCGTGATCGCCTGCTTCCCGTTTGTCTACAAACAGATCCTGCCGCTGCTGACCTACGCCGGATTGATCGTCGTTCCGGTCGGCGGAATCGTCTTCGCCGAACACGTCCTCTTCCCGCGTCTCGGCCTGACCCGATACTGGGCGAAATATCGCGGGCTAACGCACAGCACTCCCGCCGTCGCCGCTTGGGCTGCCGGGCTGGTGTTTGGTTTTGGACTGAACTACTTGCAAGTCATCTCCTTCTTCTATCTGTTCCTGCCGACTTGGGCGGTCACGATCGTGCTCTATACGATCTTGGCGAGTCTCTACGGAGCCCGCGACAGCTATCCTGCCGAAGAAGCGGCCGAACGCGACAGAAACGAAGCGATTAAAGAGTTCCAGACGCAACAAGCTCTCGCCGAAGGGACGCCCGGACACGATACCTCCACGTTGCACAAGATCCTGCGTGGCGTCGCTTGGCTGTCGCTGGGGCTCACGCTGACCCTCGGATTGGTGGTGATGTTTGGCAGCTCCGACATGGCTGCTTACGAAAGCAACGTCGCCATTTTTTACACGTGGGGATTTATCTTCACGATCGTCTATTTCGTCTCCGCCTATTGGGCATTGAAACACACGAAATCACTCCAACAAGCTCGAACATGA
- a CDS encoding mannitol dehydrogenase family protein: protein MNRQLPLTQQNLDQLPSQIARPTYDRSRLTTGIVHVGVGGFHRAHEAFYTDQLLEAGGDPQWGICGVGLREPDRKMATILRDQDYLYTLIVKRPDGGIETRVIGSIVDFLMGCDDPAAVIDRMADPATKIVSLTITEGGYNVDPATGEFNASNPDAQHDIDHPLQPRLVFGFMTAAMAKRRQQGLPAFTVQSCDNIQHNGDLTRKMLIGFARLQDPQLADWIEQEVSFPNAMVDRITPVTSDADIDFLRTEFGLDDKWPVACEPFCQWVVEDDFSAGRPDWQDVGVQFVPDVTPYEKMKLRLLNAGHSVLGILGSVFGHETIDQAIDDDLFAQYLRQFFDREATPVLDAVAGIDLDEYKQTLIERFGNPKIRDSLSRIRLESSSKLPVFLIPTIRENLASGGSIRYATLVLAAWCYYSDKQVDRHGKALEITDGLKTELHAAARKTGDDPLAFLKVQSVFGDLAENQRFTKTYADLIDRIYSNPDVTATMQAILSDESNS, encoded by the coding sequence ATGAACCGACAGCTTCCCCTGACGCAACAGAACCTCGATCAACTTCCCAGCCAAATCGCCCGGCCGACTTACGACCGCAGTCGCCTGACGACGGGGATCGTTCACGTCGGGGTGGGCGGATTCCATCGCGCTCACGAAGCGTTTTACACCGACCAATTGCTCGAGGCCGGCGGCGATCCGCAGTGGGGAATCTGCGGCGTCGGTCTGCGAGAACCGGACCGCAAGATGGCGACGATTCTGCGAGACCAAGACTACTTGTATACGCTGATCGTCAAGCGTCCCGACGGTGGGATCGAAACGCGAGTCATCGGATCGATCGTCGATTTTCTGATGGGATGCGACGACCCGGCAGCCGTCATCGACCGGATGGCTGATCCCGCGACGAAGATCGTTTCGCTGACGATCACCGAAGGGGGCTACAACGTCGATCCGGCGACGGGTGAATTCAACGCGTCGAATCCCGATGCGCAGCACGACATCGATCACCCGTTGCAACCACGGTTGGTCTTCGGATTTATGACCGCGGCAATGGCGAAGCGTCGCCAACAGGGGCTGCCCGCGTTTACTGTCCAATCGTGCGACAACATCCAGCACAACGGTGATCTGACGCGGAAGATGCTGATCGGATTTGCGCGGCTGCAAGATCCGCAGCTGGCCGACTGGATCGAGCAAGAAGTCAGCTTCCCCAACGCGATGGTCGACCGGATCACCCCCGTGACCAGCGACGCCGACATCGATTTCCTGCGCACCGAGTTCGGCCTGGACGACAAGTGGCCCGTCGCCTGTGAACCGTTTTGCCAATGGGTTGTCGAAGACGACTTCTCCGCCGGACGACCCGACTGGCAGGATGTTGGCGTGCAGTTTGTTCCCGATGTGACGCCCTACGAGAAGATGAAGCTGCGGCTGTTGAACGCCGGGCATTCGGTGTTGGGGATTCTTGGATCGGTCTTCGGGCACGAGACGATCGACCAAGCGATCGATGACGATCTGTTCGCCCAGTACCTTCGCCAATTCTTCGACCGCGAAGCGACGCCGGTGTTGGATGCCGTCGCTGGCATCGACTTAGACGAATACAAACAGACCTTGATCGAGCGGTTCGGCAATCCCAAAATCCGGGACAGTCTTTCGCGGATCCGCCTGGAGAGTTCCAGCAAACTGCCGGTCTTTCTGATCCCAACGATCCGGGAGAACTTGGCCAGCGGCGGCAGCATCCGCTACGCCACGCTAGTCCTCGCCGCCTGGTGTTATTACAGCGACAAACAAGTCGATCGACACGGCAAGGCGTTGGAAATCACCGACGGTCTAAAAACGGAACTCCACGCCGCGGCAAGGAAAACCGGCGATGACCCGTTAGCGTTTTTGAAAGTCCAATCGGTCTTCGGGGACCTCGCCGAGAACCAGCGATTCACAAAGACCTACGCCGACCTGATCGATCGCATCTACAGCAACCCCGACGTCACCGCGACGATGCAAGCGATACTGAGCGACGAAAGCAATTCCTAA
- a CDS encoding efflux RND transporter periplasmic adaptor subunit has product MNESNVAARRSRVHLFINFAVSASVLTMCVIAYTKLGKRERPAMSKPPKPAATVVDTEALRIHEGPVSLTANGVVVPLREIRLATEVPGRVVELSPNMRAGRMVEKDEVLVRLDPIEYELEVQRLVSQQNQEAAELEAIDVSIQNTDQLVALSQRRARLTEAASKRAHSLIQQNAASIAEVDAAEEAELSASAAVVELQNRRRELEAQRKLIVERQASTEVARRRAQLDLDRTVVRAPIRGRVVMSNVEEQSFVAAGTSFVTIEDVSAVEVRSNLTVEQMYWVWNARNSAANLEEAGSSAAHHLPEVNCNIEYRLGNRTYQWAAVLKRIDGAGIDQDTRTFPCLFRVDDPEAVERVGANAFPFAIESTADRSLESPGHAIGVDGPRQLLRGMFVSVHLHVDATRPLYRVSESAIRPGDRIWINRDGKMRIVQIEVVGQIDGDVIVDARLPERQSAGIASSNGEHNGVSPADVSKLASVIVSPVNDPRDGLPVMTAKARDSKAKRPPVAAVGVDSPATDGNQTDRNRPKTTLVSGVAR; this is encoded by the coding sequence ATGAATGAATCAAACGTTGCGGCCAGGCGTTCTCGCGTCCATCTGTTTATCAACTTCGCCGTCTCCGCCAGCGTGCTCACGATGTGCGTGATCGCCTACACCAAACTGGGCAAACGCGAGCGTCCGGCGATGTCAAAGCCGCCCAAACCGGCGGCGACGGTCGTCGATACCGAAGCCCTGCGAATTCATGAAGGCCCCGTATCGCTGACCGCTAACGGCGTCGTCGTTCCGCTCCGCGAGATCCGGTTGGCGACCGAGGTTCCCGGACGTGTCGTTGAACTGTCCCCCAACATGCGAGCCGGGCGGATGGTTGAGAAGGACGAGGTGTTGGTTCGGTTGGATCCGATCGAATACGAACTCGAAGTGCAGCGATTGGTCTCCCAGCAGAATCAGGAAGCGGCTGAGCTGGAAGCGATCGATGTCAGTATTCAAAACACCGATCAATTGGTTGCGCTGTCCCAACGCCGCGCTCGATTGACCGAAGCGGCGAGCAAACGAGCCCATTCGTTGATCCAACAAAATGCTGCTTCGATCGCCGAGGTCGACGCCGCCGAGGAGGCCGAACTTTCGGCCAGCGCTGCGGTGGTCGAACTGCAAAACCGACGCCGCGAACTCGAAGCGCAACGGAAGCTGATCGTGGAACGGCAAGCGTCGACCGAGGTCGCGCGGCGGCGAGCTCAGTTGGACTTGGACCGTACCGTCGTTCGCGCTCCGATCCGCGGCCGCGTGGTGATGAGTAACGTCGAAGAGCAATCGTTTGTCGCGGCGGGAACTTCGTTTGTCACGATCGAAGATGTCAGCGCGGTCGAGGTTCGGTCGAACCTGACGGTTGAACAGATGTATTGGGTTTGGAACGCACGCAACTCCGCTGCCAATCTCGAAGAGGCCGGATCCTCCGCGGCACACCACCTGCCCGAAGTCAATTGCAACATCGAATACCGTTTGGGCAACCGAACCTATCAATGGGCGGCCGTGCTGAAACGGATCGATGGCGCTGGGATCGACCAGGATACGCGGACCTTTCCCTGTCTGTTTCGCGTCGATGACCCCGAAGCGGTTGAACGCGTGGGGGCCAACGCATTTCCTTTCGCCATCGAAAGCACGGCCGACCGATCGCTGGAATCGCCCGGCCACGCGATTGGAGTCGACGGACCGCGGCAATTGTTGCGAGGGATGTTCGTTTCGGTTCACCTGCACGTCGACGCGACGCGTCCGTTGTATCGCGTTTCCGAATCGGCGATTCGCCCCGGCGACCGGATCTGGATCAATCGCGATGGCAAGATGCGGATCGTCCAAATCGAAGTCGTCGGGCAGATCGATGGCGACGTAATCGTCGACGCTCGTTTACCAGAACGCCAATCGGCTGGAATCGCATCGAGCAACGGCGAGCACAACGGCGTTTCGCCCGCCGATGTATCAAAGCTTGCTTCGGTGATCGTCTCCCCGGTCAACGATCCACGCGACGGCTTACCGGTGATGACGGCCAAGGCTCGCGATTCGAAGGCGAAGCGGCCGCCGGTGGCCGCTGTTGGCGTCGATTCCCCCGCGACCGATGGCAACCAGACCGATCGCAATCGCCCCAAAACGACCTTGGTTAGCGGAGTGGCACGATGA
- a CDS encoding efflux RND transporter permease subunit, translated as MKSIIAWAVKNSQAMNVIMLGTLVLGAWSLANLRREFWPDFELYVLTVSVEYPGASPDEIEEGILEKIEEATRTVDGIDEMTSAATEGLGSVTFELESDATQMDAQRVLTEVTTLINQIPSFPELAERPDIRLRTNFVTAIRVAVMGPKSDAEAESSDGDSSTSRGVDRAERAEKRVEAALALHRVAESVRTDLLALPSVSVVDFVGAPKYQIDIEIPERTLREYNLSLRDVAEIVRSNNVELPGGTLKGQSQEVVLRGSDKHEVGEEIANIPLVSQAGGVVLTVGDLGRVRDEFSVDEAVNEINGRPAVVISVETTSADDLLVVAQEVRDFAARAKHDLPAGYSMITMRDRSKTVSDRLNLLAKNGWMGLVLVFVVLALFLEMRLAWWVSLGIPVSLLGACIYMYYGGMTLNMTSMFAFLIALGIVVDDAIVVGENIYAHQQMGKSWRDAAIDGATEVAPSVITAVLTTIIAFSPIMYLEGNIQRMTVVLPLCVGAMLLLSMFESLTILPSHLSHRRSRFLDVVVWLLLPLHPLAWLVKKANGIVTVWLEWFIERVYTPFLKISLRNPAITISVATGMLLLSIGVVRSGMVQFLLLPKIDFGFVTAQVVYPDGTPVKTTDAATQRMEAAIWRVNQRSIDEGLTTDPDGFVKAVQRAVGSTGDEVSAASSSHIGGLFVQLNDIGQRTVSSAEIVRMWREETGRMPGTESLAFGATPRGPASLPIEVRLMASSQHLDELDAAIERTKLKLAEYPYVSDIATDTRQGKWEYRMQVRDDAKAMGISLADVAGTVRASYYGEEVMRLQRGRHEVPLRVRYPREDRNTLVSFNGIRVRTGEGVERPINQIAEVDVQRGYAEIRRINQMRSISVVADVDESKGNAFNVVSDLRANFVPTLEAEFPGVEIMWGGQQEQTTETVDSLTVGFIVVMGAMFLLLTIQFGSSWQAILILSIIPFGFIGAIVGHIVMDIDLTLFSIFGIVALSGVVVNDSIVLVDFINRRVRDGLPLHEAIIDGGRRRFRAVLLTSLTTIAGMFPILLERSKEAQVVSPMATSLTFGLGLSTLIVLIFVPVMYLVTASITGSEEDLEPSSQLPPVPAT; from the coding sequence ATGAAGTCGATCATCGCATGGGCCGTCAAAAACTCGCAGGCAATGAATGTCATTATGCTCGGGACCTTGGTTTTAGGTGCCTGGAGTCTGGCAAATCTGCGACGCGAATTCTGGCCCGATTTCGAACTCTATGTCCTGACCGTGTCGGTCGAATATCCGGGAGCCAGTCCCGACGAGATCGAAGAGGGGATTCTGGAGAAGATCGAAGAGGCGACGCGGACCGTCGACGGCATCGATGAGATGACCTCCGCCGCGACGGAGGGCTTGGGGAGCGTGACGTTTGAACTCGAGAGCGACGCCACGCAGATGGACGCTCAACGCGTGCTGACGGAAGTCACGACGCTGATCAATCAAATCCCCAGCTTCCCCGAACTGGCCGAACGTCCCGATATCCGGTTGCGAACGAATTTTGTCACCGCGATTCGCGTGGCGGTGATGGGGCCCAAAAGTGATGCCGAGGCGGAGAGTTCCGATGGCGACAGTTCCACGTCGCGAGGCGTCGATCGAGCCGAGCGGGCTGAAAAGCGGGTCGAAGCGGCGCTGGCGTTGCACCGCGTCGCCGAATCGGTGCGGACCGACCTGCTTGCGTTGCCTTCGGTTTCAGTCGTCGATTTTGTCGGTGCGCCGAAATATCAGATCGACATCGAAATCCCCGAACGGACGCTCCGCGAATACAATTTGTCGTTGCGCGATGTCGCGGAGATCGTTCGTAGCAACAACGTCGAGTTGCCCGGCGGTACGCTAAAAGGTCAATCGCAAGAGGTCGTGCTGCGGGGAAGCGACAAGCACGAAGTCGGCGAAGAGATCGCCAATATCCCGTTGGTCAGCCAAGCCGGTGGCGTCGTGCTGACTGTCGGCGATCTGGGCCGCGTTCGCGATGAGTTCTCCGTCGACGAAGCCGTCAACGAAATCAACGGTCGTCCCGCCGTGGTGATCTCCGTCGAAACGACCAGCGCCGACGATCTGTTGGTCGTCGCTCAAGAGGTGCGAGACTTTGCCGCTCGAGCGAAACACGACCTTCCCGCCGGCTATTCGATGATAACGATGCGCGACCGTTCCAAAACGGTCAGCGACCGGTTGAACCTGCTAGCCAAAAACGGCTGGATGGGGCTGGTCCTTGTCTTTGTTGTACTCGCACTGTTTTTAGAGATGCGATTAGCGTGGTGGGTGTCGCTTGGGATTCCCGTCTCGTTGTTGGGCGCTTGCATTTACATGTACTACGGCGGCATGACGCTGAACATGACGTCGATGTTCGCCTTTTTGATCGCATTGGGAATCGTCGTCGACGATGCGATCGTCGTCGGCGAAAACATCTACGCCCATCAACAGATGGGCAAATCGTGGCGTGACGCGGCGATCGACGGGGCGACGGAAGTGGCTCCCAGCGTGATCACCGCTGTGCTAACGACGATCATCGCGTTCAGCCCGATCATGTATTTGGAAGGGAACATCCAACGGATGACCGTCGTGTTGCCGCTGTGCGTCGGCGCGATGCTGCTGCTGTCGATGTTCGAAAGTCTAACGATCCTGCCGTCGCACCTCTCCCATCGCCGCAGCCGCTTTCTGGACGTGGTCGTCTGGTTGCTGTTGCCGTTGCATCCGTTGGCGTGGCTGGTCAAGAAGGCCAACGGCATCGTGACCGTTTGGTTGGAATGGTTCATCGAACGCGTCTATACCCCGTTCCTGAAGATCTCGCTGCGAAACCCGGCGATCACGATCTCGGTCGCTACCGGGATGTTGTTGCTGTCGATCGGCGTCGTCCGGTCGGGGATGGTGCAGTTCCTATTGCTGCCGAAGATCGATTTTGGGTTTGTGACCGCGCAAGTCGTCTATCCCGATGGCACGCCCGTCAAGACAACGGATGCCGCCACGCAGCGGATGGAAGCTGCGATTTGGCGAGTCAATCAACGCAGCATCGACGAGGGGCTGACGACCGATCCGGACGGTTTTGTCAAAGCGGTCCAGCGGGCGGTCGGCTCGACCGGCGACGAGGTCTCCGCAGCGTCGTCCAGCCATATCGGTGGACTGTTCGTTCAACTCAACGACATCGGCCAGCGGACCGTTTCCAGCGCCGAGATCGTTCGGATGTGGCGTGAAGAGACGGGGCGGATGCCAGGAACCGAATCATTGGCCTTTGGAGCGACGCCGCGCGGCCCCGCGTCGCTGCCGATCGAGGTGCGGTTGATGGCTTCGTCACAACACCTGGATGAATTGGACGCGGCGATCGAGCGTACTAAATTGAAACTGGCTGAATATCCTTACGTCTCCGACATCGCGACCGACACGCGGCAGGGTAAATGGGAATACCGGATGCAAGTTCGCGACGATGCCAAGGCGATGGGGATCTCGTTGGCCGACGTCGCCGGAACGGTGCGAGCCAGCTATTACGGCGAAGAGGTGATGCGGTTGCAACGCGGCCGGCACGAGGTTCCGCTTCGGGTCCGTTATCCTCGCGAGGACCGCAACACGCTTGTCAGCTTCAATGGGATCCGAGTTCGCACGGGCGAAGGCGTCGAGCGTCCAATCAACCAAATCGCGGAGGTCGACGTGCAGCGTGGCTATGCCGAGATCCGCCGCATCAATCAGATGCGTTCGATCAGCGTAGTCGCCGACGTCGATGAATCGAAAGGGAATGCCTTTAACGTCGTCTCCGACCTGCGAGCCAATTTTGTTCCGACGCTGGAAGCGGAGTTTCCCGGCGTTGAAATCATGTGGGGCGGGCAACAGGAGCAAACGACTGAAACGGTCGACAGCCTGACCGTTGGATTTATTGTCGTCATGGGAGCGATGTTTCTGCTGCTAACAATCCAGTTCGGATCCAGTTGGCAAGCGATCTTGATCCTGTCGATCATTCCCTTTGGATTCATCGGCGCGATCGTCGGCCACATCGTGATGGATATCGATCTGACGCTGTTCAGTATCTTTGGGATCGTCGCGCTGTCGGGTGTCGTCGTCAACGACTCGATCGTCTTGGTCGACTTTATCAACCGCCGCGTTCGCGACGGGCTGCCGTTACACGAAGCGATCATCGATGGCGGGCGGCGGCGTTTCCGCGCGGTGCTGCTGACGTCGCTGACCACGATCGCTGGAATGTTCCCGATCCTGTTGGAACGATCCAAAGAAGCTCAGGTTGTTTCGCCGATGGCGACTAGTTTGACATTCGGTTTGGGGCTGAGCACCCTGATCGTGTTGATCTTTGTTCCGGTGATGTATTTGGTGACGGCTAGCATCACGGGCTCGGAAGAGGATCTGGAGCCGAGTTCGCAATTGCCCCCCGTGCCAGCGACTTAA
- a CDS encoding serine/threonine-protein kinase: MSPKHEKTIFFEALEIESPRAREAFVQGRCQGDPELLNAVSRLLAEHDRADNPIDHPVVASLPTFDAVTQQVARSIEANHPPGTMVGPYKLMEQIGEGGCGLVFVADQQVPVRRRVALKIIKPGMETRQVIARFEAERQALAMMDHENIARVFDAGVTQTGQPYFVMELVRGVPLNEFCDNHRLDTRQRLELFLSICNAVQHAHQKGIIHRDLKPSNVLVTLQDGRPIAKVIDFGIVKAIGQSLTDKTIYTRLASMIGTPAYMSPEQAEMSNVDVDTRSDIYSLGVLLYELLTGSTPFVVGRLNSVGFDELRRIIREEEPPSPSTRLSTLGNQLSTTVSANRRLEPAKLTSLMRGDLDWIVMKAIDKDRARRYPSAIALAQDVSRFLEGQPVEARPPSTLYRFSKFARRNKVALTTVSLVAGALVLGTVVSLWQARVAYHAMEQARVAAAAAKSSNAELEGFTDRLRRANTLIASGRAYADAGDWSNANEAFTNATQTQPRYFHAWMDRGSLYAKMGLWEMAASDYRKALELGTPVDGVQFLGVPQLFDYVGDHAMYEQLTKDLAQSSSGSLGTILRGQLVDQPSAEVSAQLAVLGEQLLEERRLRPDGRPTRTSRIPRGPKLYVAGWAHLRNGDIDRAIERLEESLDESAIWPASGINYPLLAIAYTQAGRSDDAAKAWTLAKQSRDQWLDQSIETQQGTPPIPWFDWIEFLMNYREASLRLTGELPPDDPRLDQLKSLARGAIANSAPDPLPSP, translated from the coding sequence ATGAGTCCCAAGCACGAAAAGACGATTTTCTTCGAAGCGCTCGAAATCGAATCGCCTCGCGCGCGGGAGGCCTTTGTGCAGGGAAGATGCCAAGGGGATCCCGAGCTGTTGAATGCTGTCTCGCGATTGTTGGCCGAACACGATCGCGCCGACAACCCGATCGACCATCCCGTCGTGGCAAGCTTGCCGACATTCGATGCGGTCACCCAACAGGTGGCTCGGTCGATCGAAGCAAATCACCCACCGGGGACGATGGTTGGTCCGTACAAGTTGATGGAACAGATTGGCGAAGGGGGCTGCGGGTTGGTCTTCGTCGCCGATCAACAGGTTCCGGTCCGTCGCCGCGTGGCGCTGAAGATCATCAAACCGGGGATGGAAACCCGCCAAGTGATCGCCCGCTTCGAAGCCGAACGGCAGGCGTTGGCGATGATGGATCATGAGAACATCGCCCGCGTCTTCGATGCCGGTGTGACGCAGACCGGGCAACCTTACTTTGTGATGGAACTGGTCCGCGGCGTTCCATTGAACGAGTTTTGCGACAACCACCGACTCGACACGCGCCAGCGGTTGGAGCTGTTTCTATCGATCTGCAACGCCGTCCAGCACGCCCATCAAAAGGGAATCATCCACCGCGACCTCAAGCCTTCGAACGTCTTGGTGACGCTGCAAGATGGCCGCCCGATCGCCAAGGTGATCGATTTTGGAATCGTCAAAGCGATCGGACAAAGTCTGACCGACAAAACGATCTACACGCGGCTGGCGTCGATGATCGGCACGCCGGCCTATATGAGTCCTGAACAGGCGGAGATGAGCAACGTCGACGTCGACACGCGCAGCGACATCTATTCGTTGGGGGTCTTGTTGTACGAACTGCTGACCGGATCGACGCCGTTTGTCGTCGGCCGCTTGAACAGCGTCGGGTTCGACGAATTGCGGCGGATCATCCGTGAAGAGGAACCGCCGAGTCCCAGTACGCGGCTGAGCACGTTGGGCAATCAATTGTCGACAACGGTCTCCGCCAATCGCCGGTTGGAACCCGCCAAACTGACCTCCTTGATGCGTGGCGATCTCGACTGGATCGTGATGAAGGCGATCGATAAAGATCGTGCCCGCCGATATCCCAGTGCGATCGCCTTGGCTCAGGATGTCTCTCGATTTTTGGAGGGCCAGCCGGTCGAAGCCCGTCCGCCGTCGACGCTGTATCGTTTTTCCAAATTCGCCCGCCGCAATAAGGTCGCGTTGACGACGGTCTCGCTGGTCGCCGGTGCGTTGGTGCTGGGAACGGTTGTCAGTCTTTGGCAGGCGCGGGTGGCCTACCACGCCATGGAACAGGCTCGCGTGGCGGCGGCAGCAGCCAAAAGCTCCAACGCGGAACTGGAGGGATTTACCGACCGCTTGCGCCGCGCCAACACGTTGATCGCCTCCGGCCGCGCCTATGCCGACGCCGGCGACTGGTCCAACGCCAACGAAGCGTTTACCAACGCGACTCAGACCCAGCCCCGTTATTTCCACGCATGGATGGACCGGGGATCGCTGTACGCGAAAATGGGGCTCTGGGAAATGGCCGCGAGCGATTACCGCAAGGCGCTCGAATTGGGAACTCCCGTCGATGGAGTGCAATTCCTGGGAGTCCCGCAGCTATTCGACTACGTTGGCGATCACGCGATGTATGAACAACTCACCAAGGATCTCGCCCAATCCAGCAGCGGTTCATTGGGGACAATTTTGCGAGGCCAGTTGGTCGACCAGCCGTCGGCTGAGGTCTCGGCCCAGTTGGCGGTTTTGGGTGAGCAATTGTTGGAAGAGCGTCGGTTAAGACCCGACGGCCGGCCGACGCGGACTTCGCGGATTCCCCGGGGCCCCAAGTTGTATGTCGCCGGTTGGGCCCATCTGCGCAATGGAGATATCGATCGGGCGATCGAGCGGTTGGAAGAATCGCTCGACGAATCGGCGATCTGGCCGGCTAGCGGGATCAATTACCCGCTGCTGGCGATCGCTTACACTCAAGCCGGACGCAGCGACGACGCAGCCAAAGCTTGGACTCTCGCAAAGCAATCGCGCGATCAATGGCTCGACCAATCGATCGAAACCCAACAGGGAACGCCTCCGATTCCGTGGTTCGATTGGATCGAGTTTCTGATGAACTATCGAGAGGCTTCGCTGCGGCTGACCGGCGAACTCCCTCCCGACGATCCTCGCTTGGATCAACTTAAGTCGCTGGCACGGGGGGCAATTGCGAACTCGGCTCCAGATCCTCTTCCGAGCCCGTGA
- a CDS encoding ECF-type sigma factor produces MSDITQILHQIDNGDLAAANDLLPLVYAELHRLAKRKMQHEIAGHTLQPTALVHEAYMRLVASNVGQEWDGRGHFFAAAAESMRRILIESARNRKSLKRGGDWARCQLAEEDAVAVPDNAEELLDLDAALTKLGETEPEMAKLVELRYFAGLSVEESAKALGISPRTVKRNWAFARAWLGRELRAEADS; encoded by the coding sequence ATGTCCGACATCACCCAGATCCTGCATCAAATCGACAACGGCGATCTGGCGGCGGCCAACGATTTGCTCCCCTTGGTCTACGCGGAACTGCATCGGCTGGCGAAGCGGAAGATGCAGCATGAGATTGCCGGCCACACGCTGCAGCCGACGGCGCTGGTGCACGAAGCCTACATGCGGTTGGTAGCTAGCAACGTGGGGCAGGAGTGGGATGGACGAGGCCACTTCTTCGCCGCGGCGGCTGAATCGATGCGGCGGATCTTGATCGAGAGCGCTCGGAATCGCAAGAGTCTCAAGCGAGGCGGCGATTGGGCGCGGTGCCAGTTGGCCGAGGAGGACGCGGTAGCCGTCCCCGACAACGCCGAGGAGCTGCTGGACCTCGACGCCGCGCTCACCAAGCTGGGCGAGACCGAACCGGAGATGGCTAAACTGGTCGAGCTACGTTATTTCGCCGGTCTCAGCGTGGAAGAGTCGGCCAAGGCGCTCGGCATCTCGCCGCGAACGGTCAAACGCAACTGGGCCTTTGCCCGAGCCTGGTTGGGACGCGAACTACGAGCCGAAGCGGACAGCTAA